A DNA window from Streptomyces sp. CA-278952 contains the following coding sequences:
- the rpmG gene encoding 50S ribosomal protein L33 has protein sequence MARNEVRPVIKLRSIAGTGYTYVTRKNRRNDPDRMVLRKYDPVARRHVDFR, from the coding sequence ATGGCTCGCAACGAAGTACGCCCGGTCATCAAGCTCCGCTCCATCGCGGGGACCGGCTACACCTACGTCACCCGCAAGAACCGGCGGAACGACCCCGACCGGATGGTGCTGCGCAAGTACGACCCGGTCGCCCGACGTCATGTCGACTTCCGGTAG
- a CDS encoding type B 50S ribosomal protein L31 codes for MKPGIHPSYGPVVFRDKAADFAFLTRSTMTSDRTVTWEDGNTYPVVDVETSSASHPFYTGTARVLDTAGRVERFERRYGRGEAR; via the coding sequence ATGAAGCCCGGAATCCACCCCTCGTACGGCCCCGTCGTCTTCCGCGACAAGGCCGCCGACTTCGCGTTCCTGACCCGCTCGACCATGACCAGCGACCGCACCGTCACCTGGGAGGACGGCAACACCTACCCGGTGGTCGACGTGGAGACCTCCTCCGCGAGCCACCCCTTCTACACCGGCACCGCCCGCGTGCTGGACACCGCCGGACGCGTCGAGCGCTTCGAACGCCGCTACGGACGTGGTGAGGCCCGGTGA
- a CDS encoding CobW family GTP-binding protein encodes MSEHRTKLPVVIVCGLHSEARREVVEGLLRDVPHSVALHHDLATATGGTVRRSLRDAGGELDSGETPLVNACACCALREDLVPELERLAGDGRTRLAVLELWDSVEPKSMAEVIAAHTTAAEVTNVFAAVDPTLVLPCLSNGDDLAEAGLAAAPADRRTIGDTWARQVEYAPVLAMTPSPAADDEDHALIRQLNPTARQADSGSAELARLAFAGFDVEAADAGQHPACALLPQEADEAGVGTLVWRRHRPFHPERLLDALEDLSCAAARSRGRFWLADRPDTLLSWDAAGGALCVENTGPWLASLPDAAWSMVPPYRRAAAALDWHPEHGDCCQHLVFVSPGLDRDGLTGLLDSCLLTDEEYGSGRETWKNLPAAFDTLLDPVH; translated from the coding sequence GTGAGCGAGCACCGCACGAAACTGCCCGTCGTCATCGTCTGCGGCCTGCACTCCGAGGCCCGCCGCGAAGTGGTGGAAGGGCTGCTGCGGGACGTCCCGCACAGCGTCGCGCTCCACCACGACCTGGCCACGGCCACCGGCGGAACCGTACGTCGCTCCCTGCGGGACGCCGGCGGCGAGCTGGATTCCGGCGAGACGCCGCTGGTCAACGCGTGCGCCTGCTGCGCGCTGCGCGAGGACCTCGTACCCGAACTCGAACGGCTCGCGGGGGACGGACGGACCCGCCTCGCCGTCCTGGAGCTCTGGGACTCCGTCGAGCCGAAGTCCATGGCCGAGGTGATCGCCGCGCACACCACCGCCGCCGAGGTCACCAACGTGTTCGCGGCGGTCGACCCCACCCTGGTCCTGCCCTGCCTCTCCAACGGCGACGATCTGGCCGAGGCCGGTCTCGCGGCGGCGCCGGCCGACCGGCGGACCATCGGCGACACCTGGGCCCGGCAGGTGGAGTACGCACCCGTGCTGGCCATGACGCCCAGCCCGGCGGCCGACGACGAGGACCATGCCCTGATCCGGCAGCTCAACCCGACGGCCCGTCAGGCCGACTCCGGATCGGCCGAGTTGGCTCGGCTCGCCTTCGCGGGATTCGATGTGGAGGCGGCGGACGCGGGCCAGCACCCGGCCTGTGCGCTGCTTCCGCAGGAGGCCGACGAGGCCGGGGTGGGAACGCTCGTCTGGCGGCGGCACCGCCCCTTCCACCCCGAGCGCCTGCTCGACGCGCTGGAGGACCTGAGCTGCGCGGCGGCCCGCAGCCGGGGCCGGTTCTGGCTCGCGGACCGGCCCGACACCCTGCTCTCCTGGGATGCCGCGGGCGGGGCGCTCTGCGTGGAGAACACCGGCCCCTGGCTCGCCTCGCTCCCGGACGCCGCCTGGTCCATGGTGCCGCCCTACCGACGGGCGGCCGCCGCGCTGGACTGGCACCCGGAGCACGGCGACTGCTGCCAGCACCTGGTCTTCGTCTCCCCCGGCCTCGACCGCGACGGCCTGACCGGCCTGCTGGACTCCTGCCTGCTCACGGACGAGGAGTACGGCTCCGGCCGGGAGACATGGAAGAACCTGCCCGCCGCGTTCGACACGCTCCTCGACCCGGTGCACTGA
- the rpsN gene encoding 30S ribosomal protein S14, with amino-acid sequence MAKKSKIARNDRRRETVDRYAARRAELKEIIRRPGTPERERIAAVEELRRQPRDASATRVRNRDSVDGRPRGYLRRFGLSRVRMREQAHAGFLPGVTKSSW; translated from the coding sequence ATGGCGAAGAAGAGCAAGATCGCGCGGAACGACCGACGCCGGGAGACCGTCGACCGCTACGCCGCCCGCAGGGCCGAGCTGAAGGAGATCATCCGCCGACCCGGGACGCCGGAGCGCGAACGGATCGCGGCCGTCGAGGAGTTGCGGCGTCAGCCACGCGATGCCAGCGCCACGCGGGTACGCAACCGTGACAGCGTCGACGGCAGGCCCCGGGGGTATCTGCGCAGGTTCGGGCTCTCCCGGGTCCGGATGCGTGAGCAGGCCCACGCGGGGTTCCTGCCGGGAGTGACCAAGTCCTCCTGGTGA
- the rpmB gene encoding 50S ribosomal protein L28: MSAHCQLTGSKPGFGNNISHSHRRTSRRFDPNIQRKRYWLPGEGRYVRLTLSARAIKAVDSIGIEAAVARIRARGGKV, from the coding sequence ATGTCCGCCCACTGCCAACTGACCGGCTCCAAGCCGGGATTCGGCAACAACATCTCCCACTCGCACCGCCGGACGTCCCGACGGTTCGACCCGAATATCCAGCGCAAGCGGTACTGGCTGCCCGGCGAGGGCCGCTATGTGCGCCTCACGCTGAGTGCTCGGGCCATCAAGGCCGTCGACAGCATCGGCATCGAGGCCGCGGTCGCGCGCATCCGTGCGCGGGGAGGGAAGGTCTGA